The Vespula vulgaris chromosome 2, iyVesVulg1.1, whole genome shotgun sequence genome has a segment encoding these proteins:
- the LOC127061981 gene encoding E3 ubiquitin-protein ligase COP1-like isoform X3: MALIKRDMEEVENILRDVQNKCPRVEDLKKSSENDTAQVSAIRREMIGLIDIIDSNMVKPNERVMGNETFANPSGNQKQIEYGSSSTLAIRRKRMHGHFDDFVQCYFHLRAKELLLGHKSQSQTDASHSTSSGLDIFRENLVKFSRYNTLRPLATLNYSSDIFNNSTIVSSIEFDKDNEFFAIAGVTKRIKVFDYGAVIHDTVDIHYPSIEMVSSSKISCVSWNSFHKGMLASSDYEGTVTVWDAATGHRTKTFQEHEKRCWSVDFNDVDTRLIASGSDDARVKLWSLNTDHSVASLEAKANVCCVKFNPCSSCHLAFGSADHCVHYYDLRNMKEALRIFKGHRKAVSYVKFINKEEIVSASTDSQLKMWNINNPHCLRSFIGHVNEKNFVGLATDGDYVACGSENNALYVYYKGLTKQLFSYKFDAVRSILEIQDRKEEDLNEFVSAVCWRQMSNVVVAANSQGIIKILEFV, translated from the coding sequence ATGGCTTTAATTAAACGAGATATGGAAGaagttgaaaatattctaaGAGATGTGCAAAATAAATGTCCACGTGTAGAAGATCTGAAAAAATCAAGTGAAAATGATACAGCACAAGTATCTGCTATCAGGCGGGAAATGATTGGTCTTATAGATATAATTGATTCAAATATGGTAAAACCTAATGAAAGAGTAATGGGAAATGAAACATTTGCAAATCCATCTGGTAATCAAAAACAAATTGAATATGGAAGTAGTTCAACCTTGGCtattcgtagaaaaagaatgcATGGTCATTTTGATGATTTTGTACaatgttattttcatttacgtGCTAAGGAACTATTACTTGGACATAAATCTCAAAGTCAAACAGATGCAAGTCATAGTACAAGTTCTGGCCTTgatatttttcgagaaaatctGGTAAAATTTTCCAGATATAATACATTACGACCATTAGCtacattaaattattcttctgatatttttaacaattctaCAATTGTTTCAAGTATAGAATTTGATAAGGATAATGAATTCTTTGCGATAGCTGGTGTCACTAAACGTATTAAAGTATTTGATTATGGAGCTGTAATACATGATACAGTTGACATTCATTATCCTAGTATAGAAATGGTTTCTAGTTCTAAAATTTCATGTGTCTCATGGAATTCTTTTCATAAAGGAATGTTAGCCTCATCAGACTATGAAGGAACTGTAACAGTGTGGGATGCTGCGACAGGTCATAGAACTAAAACCTTTCAAGAGCATGAAAAAAGATGCTGGTCTGTAGATTTTAATGATGTTGACACTAGACTTATAGCATCTGGATCAGATGATGCAAGAGTTAAATTATGGTCTTTGAATACAGATCATTCTGTTGCATCATTAGAAGCAAAAGCTAATGTTTGTTGTGTAAAATTTAATCCTTGTAGTTCGTGTCACTTAGCATTTGGATCTGCTGATCATTGTGTTCATTATTACGATTTACGTAATATGAAAGAAGCTTTGCGCATTTTTAAGGGACATCGTAAAGCTGTATCttatgttaaatttattaataaggaAGAGATTGTATCAGCAAGTACTGATTCACAGCTCAAAATgtggaatattaataatcctCATTGCCTAAGATCTTTTATTGGACATGTTAATGAGAAAAACTTTGTGGGACTTGCCACAGATGGTGATTATGTAGCCTGTGGTTCAGAAAACAATGCACTTTATGTGTATTATAAAGGACTAACAAAACAATTATTCTCATATAAGTTTGATGCTGTGCGTAGTATATTAGAAATTCaagatcgaaaagaagaagatttgAATGAATTTGTCTCTGCAGTTTGTTGGAGACAAATGTCCAATGTTGTAGTAGCTGCAAATTCTCAAggaattatcaaaatattagaatttgtttga
- the LOC127061981 gene encoding E3 ubiquitin-protein ligase COP1-like isoform X1 produces MSSNGDGNLGSDSGAGSSRGIGESSRNAKRHTHSSNILLGIGSSLEDRNNDYQCPICFELIDEAHITRCGHTFCYHCIVKSLEANSRCPKCSLALSQQDIFPNFLLNELVTKYKARIKGLSELGSSYVGDGKNRVVGTELSVLSRDGLRDIVAVESAHLTLPDVNVMLEVLTQRKHLLEAETCAIQNKLLHEFLKHLLQQKEEQRNQLQKEMALIKRDMEEVENILRDVQNKCPRVEDLKKSSENDTAQVSAIRREMIGLIDIIDSNMVKPNERVMGNETFANPSGNQKQIEYGSSSTLAIRRKRMHGHFDDFVQCYFHLRAKELLLGHKSQSQTDASHSTSSGLDIFRENLVKFSRYNTLRPLATLNYSSDIFNNSTIVSSIEFDKDNEFFAIAGVTKRIKVFDYGAVIHDTVDIHYPSIEMVSSSKISCVSWNSFHKGMLASSDYEGTVTVWDAATGHRTKTFQEHEKRCWSVDFNDVDTRLIASGSDDARVKLWSLNTDHSVASLEAKANVCCVKFNPCSSCHLAFGSADHCVHYYDLRNMKEALRIFKGHRKAVSYVKFINKEEIVSASTDSQLKMWNINNPHCLRSFIGHVNEKNFVGLATDGDYVACGSENNALYVYYKGLTKQLFSYKFDAVRSILEIQDRKEEDLNEFVSAVCWRQMSNVVVAANSQGIIKILEFV; encoded by the coding sequence ATGTCGTCTAATGGGGATGGTAATTTAGGAAGTGATAGTGGGGCAGGAAGCAGTAGAGGTATAGGGGAATCTAGTAGAAATGCGAAGCGTCACACCCATTCCAGCAATATTTTACTTGGAATTGGCAGTTCGCTCGAAGACAGAAATAATGATTATCAATGTCCAATTTGTTTCGAATTGATTGATGAAGCACATATCACTCGTTGTGGTCATACCTTCTGTTATCATTGCATTGTGAAATCCTTAGAAGCTAATAGTAGATGTCCCAAATGTAGTCTTGCTTTAAGTCAGCAGGATATCTttcctaattttttattaaacgaattagtaacaaaatataaagcaAGAATCAAGGGCCTTTCAGAATTAGGCTCTTCATATGTAGGAGATGGAAAAAATAGAGTTGTAGGGACAGAATTATCTGTACTTTCACGTGATGGTTTAAGAGATATAGTTGCTGTAGAAAGTGCTCATTTAACTCTGCCTGATGTAAATGTAATGTTAGAAGTATTGACACAAAGAAAGCATTTACTTGAAGCTGAAACATGTGCTATACAAAATAAACTTCtacatgaatttttaaaacatttgtTACAACAGAAAGAAGAGCAAAGAAATCAGTTACAAAAAGAGATGGCTTTAATTAAACGAGATATGGAAGaagttgaaaatattctaaGAGATGTGCAAAATAAATGTCCACGTGTAGAAGATCTGAAAAAATCAAGTGAAAATGATACAGCACAAGTATCTGCTATCAGGCGGGAAATGATTGGTCTTATAGATATAATTGATTCAAATATGGTAAAACCTAATGAAAGAGTAATGGGAAATGAAACATTTGCAAATCCATCTGGTAATCAAAAACAAATTGAATATGGAAGTAGTTCAACCTTGGCtattcgtagaaaaagaatgcATGGTCATTTTGATGATTTTGTACaatgttattttcatttacgtGCTAAGGAACTATTACTTGGACATAAATCTCAAAGTCAAACAGATGCAAGTCATAGTACAAGTTCTGGCCTTgatatttttcgagaaaatctGGTAAAATTTTCCAGATATAATACATTACGACCATTAGCtacattaaattattcttctgatatttttaacaattctaCAATTGTTTCAAGTATAGAATTTGATAAGGATAATGAATTCTTTGCGATAGCTGGTGTCACTAAACGTATTAAAGTATTTGATTATGGAGCTGTAATACATGATACAGTTGACATTCATTATCCTAGTATAGAAATGGTTTCTAGTTCTAAAATTTCATGTGTCTCATGGAATTCTTTTCATAAAGGAATGTTAGCCTCATCAGACTATGAAGGAACTGTAACAGTGTGGGATGCTGCGACAGGTCATAGAACTAAAACCTTTCAAGAGCATGAAAAAAGATGCTGGTCTGTAGATTTTAATGATGTTGACACTAGACTTATAGCATCTGGATCAGATGATGCAAGAGTTAAATTATGGTCTTTGAATACAGATCATTCTGTTGCATCATTAGAAGCAAAAGCTAATGTTTGTTGTGTAAAATTTAATCCTTGTAGTTCGTGTCACTTAGCATTTGGATCTGCTGATCATTGTGTTCATTATTACGATTTACGTAATATGAAAGAAGCTTTGCGCATTTTTAAGGGACATCGTAAAGCTGTATCttatgttaaatttattaataaggaAGAGATTGTATCAGCAAGTACTGATTCACAGCTCAAAATgtggaatattaataatcctCATTGCCTAAGATCTTTTATTGGACATGTTAATGAGAAAAACTTTGTGGGACTTGCCACAGATGGTGATTATGTAGCCTGTGGTTCAGAAAACAATGCACTTTATGTGTATTATAAAGGACTAACAAAACAATTATTCTCATATAAGTTTGATGCTGTGCGTAGTATATTAGAAATTCaagatcgaaaagaagaagatttgAATGAATTTGTCTCTGCAGTTTGTTGGAGACAAATGTCCAATGTTGTAGTAGCTGCAAATTCTCAAggaattatcaaaatattagaatttgtttga